From the genome of Polyangiaceae bacterium, one region includes:
- a CDS encoding sigma-70 family RNA polymerase sigma factor, with protein MLNETFITHEIQSETASARDEHPGKPVRAVVRRAKRTSPRATTSPRPAKIAAPNRAAHDATEMYMQALSHCRPLTREGEVEIGKRIEAAEREMAEAWIESPVALRELGAIEEDLRLGRMKVDTLLQDDDNAAEHAISARLMRLLAALRASAAEAGESAATSGLSDLATGFAEVRMTPAVNDRIERALREAAERAEGDERASIENTRAKLVKARRTIARARDELVTANLRLVVATARDYLGRGVPLLDLVQDGNLGLMRAAEKFDYRRGHRFMTYAAWWIRQALDRHVLYHGKAIKVPGHIANTRRRVASARKALAQENAREPSMEEIAERSGLSLDKVNAVRVASAPTLSLDAPIGDSGDSNYVDMLEGQGAAPDQRLDQHQLLERARGLLETLTPREQEILRLRFGFGGGDVLTLEEIGRSNSLSRERVRQIESRALQKLREHSEALDLGAFLRR; from the coding sequence ATGCTGAACGAAACGTTTATTACACACGAAATACAATCCGAAACGGCATCCGCGCGCGACGAGCACCCGGGCAAACCGGTGCGCGCCGTGGTTCGGAGAGCCAAACGCACGAGCCCACGCGCGACGACGAGCCCACGTCCAGCAAAGATTGCCGCGCCAAACCGGGCCGCGCACGACGCGACGGAAATGTACATGCAGGCATTGTCGCACTGCAGGCCGCTCACGCGCGAAGGCGAAGTGGAGATCGGTAAGCGCATCGAAGCAGCCGAGCGCGAGATGGCCGAGGCGTGGATCGAGTCGCCGGTGGCGCTGCGTGAGCTCGGTGCAATCGAGGAGGATCTGCGATTGGGCCGGATGAAGGTGGATACGCTGCTGCAAGACGACGACAATGCGGCCGAGCATGCGATCTCTGCACGGCTCATGCGGCTTTTGGCTGCATTGCGTGCGTCGGCCGCGGAGGCGGGCGAATCGGCGGCGACGAGCGGGCTGTCGGATCTTGCCACGGGGTTTGCAGAGGTGCGGATGACGCCGGCGGTGAATGACAGAATCGAGCGTGCACTGCGCGAAGCGGCTGAACGAGCGGAGGGTGACGAGCGGGCGTCGATCGAGAATACGCGGGCGAAGCTGGTGAAAGCGCGACGCACGATTGCGCGGGCTCGGGATGAATTGGTGACGGCGAACTTGCGGCTGGTGGTGGCGACGGCACGCGATTACCTGGGTCGCGGGGTACCGCTGCTCGATTTGGTGCAGGATGGCAATCTTGGACTGATGCGCGCAGCGGAAAAATTCGATTACCGCCGGGGTCATCGGTTCATGACGTATGCAGCGTGGTGGATTCGGCAGGCGCTCGATAGGCACGTGCTCTACCACGGCAAGGCCATCAAAGTACCTGGGCACATTGCGAATACCCGGCGCCGTGTGGCGAGCGCACGCAAAGCGCTCGCGCAGGAGAATGCTCGTGAGCCGTCGATGGAGGAGATTGCCGAACGCAGCGGCCTGTCGCTCGACAAGGTGAATGCGGTGCGTGTTGCATCAGCGCCGACGTTGAGCCTGGACGCGCCGATTGGGGATAGCGGGGACAGCAATTACGTGGACATGCTGGAAGGGCAAGGCGCAGCGCCCGACCAAAGGCTCGACCAGCATCAACTGCTGGAGCGAGCACGAGGTTTGCTCGAGACGCTGACGCCGCGCGAGCAGGAGATTCTGCGATTGCGATTTGGATTTGGGGGAGGCGATGTGTTGACGCTCGAAGAAATCGGCCGGTCGAATTCGCTCAGCCGCGAACGTGTGCGACAGATTGAATCGAGGGCATTGCAGAAGTTGCGCGAGCATTCGGAGGCGCTGGATTTGGGTGCGTTTCTGCGAAGGTGA
- a CDS encoding CBS domain-containing protein codes for MRVGDVMTQAVETTTPSTTLQAAALKMRETAVGMLPVIEGGRPIGVVTDRDITVRATANGMDPQLSTVAEAMTRSVHSCRDDDSLEDAARKMQMATIRRLIVLNEAGVMVGVVALDDLLALPKEEQVVADLEDSISAAEIRRIA; via the coding sequence ATGCGCGTAGGTGACGTCATGACGCAGGCGGTGGAGACGACGACGCCGAGCACGACATTGCAGGCGGCGGCACTCAAGATGCGGGAGACGGCCGTTGGCATGCTGCCCGTCATCGAAGGCGGCCGACCCATCGGCGTCGTCACGGATCGGGATATCACCGTCCGAGCGACCGCGAACGGTATGGACCCACAGTTGAGCACCGTGGCCGAAGCGATGACTCGCTCCGTTCATTCGTGCCGCGACGATGATTCTCTCGAGGATGCCGCAAGGAAAATGCAGATGGCAACGATTCGCCGCCTCATCGTATTGAACGAAGCGGGGGTCATGGTCGGAGTCGTTGCATTGGATGACCTGCTCGCTTTGCCCAAGGAGGAGCAGGTCGTGGCCGATTTGGAGGATTCCATTTCGGCAGCGGAAATCCGCAGAATCGCGTAA